A stretch of the Festucalex cinctus isolate MCC-2025b chromosome 20, RoL_Fcin_1.0, whole genome shotgun sequence genome encodes the following:
- the LOC144009823 gene encoding uncharacterized protein LOC144009823, which produces MTSSPKQQTLVQTPSGQKYQSFFLTADSILSSSSTCCSPRVFVRSSKHFDKYLDERKRRFPQVSFRPPCCRCISQCCPALVTGETCTLSQYSRKEGKKCLMGLSS; this is translated from the exons ATGACATCGTCTCCGAAGCAGCAGACTCTGGTTCAAACCCCC TCGGGACAAAAATACCAATCATTCTTTCTCACCGCAGACAGCATCCTGTCGTCCTCGTCCACCTGCTGCTCCCCACGCGTTTTCGTAAGATCATCCAAACACTTTGACAAG TACCTGGACGAAAGAAAGCGCCGGTTTCCTCAAG TCTCTTTCAGGCCACCATGCTGCCGTTGTATAAGTCAGTGCTGCCCTGCTCTCGTCACTGGTGAAACATGCACACTTTCACAA TATTCCAGGAAGGAGGGTAAAAAATGCCTGATGGGACTTTCCAGCTAG